The following DNA comes from Deinococcus malanensis.
CAAGTCACCGTAGTCGGCGCGCTGCGGTATAGGTTTAAGGTCGAGATCGTCGTGCTGCCCAGAATTCCTCCTGGGCAGCACGACGACATAAAGCGGACTTATTTCAACTGCTTCAGATCGAACACCACGCCATGCGTGTTCGGTTCGCGCAGCACCAGTGAGCGCAGGTTCACGTTGTCAGGCGCAATGTAGACGAGGCGCACGCGGTACTCCTCACCGGGTTTGACGCTGCGGTTGATGGCCTCCTCGGGGCGGTTGCCTTTGGCGAGGATCCAGAAAGGCACGGGCTCTCCGTCCGCGTCTACAAGCTCGGAATCAAAGCTGTAGTGAGAGGGGCTGTCTGCGTCCACCCCTGCGTTCTTCATCGTGACTGTGGCGAGGACGTAGCGCTTGCCAGCGGGAACCTCCCGGCCCAGCATAGGTTCTGAGGAGAACGATACCTCTTCAAGCTTCATGTCGTACTGCCCCATGGCGTACACGGTGCCCAGCTTGCCCGGCGCATCCACCAGCGCCGTCGCGCCGCTGGCGTCTTTGGAATCAGCAAATGGTGCAGGGACTCCCTTGACCTGACCGCGCAGGTCATAGCGCACCACGGGGCCCTCCCCCCGCTGCGCAATCAGTTTCGGCACCACCCCAGAGGCCGGCACCCGGACGACCGACACGACCTCCACTTTCTGAGCGGGCTTGAGCGACGCCCGGAATTCTTCGCTGGTGCCCGCGCGTACAAAAGCACTTTCACTCAC
Coding sequences within:
- a CDS encoding DUF4352 domain-containing protein; translated protein: MKTHIILSGLSLALATTAYAANSPAKQPAKPVVLGTTQLDGQNARLGQTFTVGKQQPINITLLSAAYSTSRVMLGTQMVVPKPNEKLLVLRFTAHNPTKSDTSLYGLRFTAVDAKDVNHVSESAFVRAGTSEEFRASLKPAQKVEVVSVVRVPASGVVPKLIAQRGEGPVVRYDLRGQVKGVPAPFADSKDASGATALVDAPGKLGTVYAMGQYDMKLEEVSFSSEPMLGREVPAGKRYVLATVTMKNAGVDADSPSHYSFDSELVDADGEPVPFWILAKGNRPEEAINRSVKPGEEYRVRLVYIAPDNVNLRSLVLREPNTHGVVFDLKQLK